A region from the Lycium barbarum isolate Lr01 chromosome 8, ASM1917538v2, whole genome shotgun sequence genome encodes:
- the LOC132607717 gene encoding uncharacterized protein LOC132607717, with protein sequence MIQYPESTHIDSLEIKIMEEQAYCAHIEAEPDGQLWNADIKKYLEKGEYPPESLANQKKTVRRLANSFFLNKEVLYKRTPDLGLLRCVDTEEATILLGELHVGACGPHINGFVLAKIILRTGYYWMTMEHDSCRDAINARYMGI encoded by the coding sequence ATGATACAGTATCCCGAGAGTACTCACATCGACTCTTTGGAGATCAAGATAATGGAAGAACAAGCCTACTGCGCCCACATCGAGGCTGAGCCAGATGGCCAGCTGTGGAACGCCGACATCAAGAAATACTTGGAGAAGGGAGAATACCCTCCAGAAAGCTTAGCAAATCAGAAGAAGACTGTCAGAAGGCTAGCCAACAGTTTTTTCCTGAACAAAGAAGTATTGTACAAAAGAACACCTGACCTAGGCTTACTCAGGTGTGTGGACACCGAAGAAGCTACAATACTGCTAGGGGAACTGCACGTAGGAGCATGCGGTCCTCACATTAACGGATTCGTCCTTGCAAAGATAATCCTAAGGACAGGatactactggatgaccatggagcatgattCGTGCAGAGATGCCATCAATGCCAGATACATGGGGATTTAA